The following are from one region of the Frankiales bacterium genome:
- a CDS encoding acetyl-CoA C-acyltransferase (Catalyzes the synthesis of acetoacetyl coenzyme A from two molecules of acetyl coenzyme A. It can also act as a thiolase, catalyzing the reverse reaction and generating two-carbon units from the four-carbon product of fatty acid oxidation) — protein HPFGMTGARITTTLIHSLTHHDKQIGLETMCVGGGQGMAMVLERLS, from the coding sequence CACCCCTTCGGCATGACCGGCGCCCGCATCACCACCACCCTGATCCACTCCCTGACCCACCACGACAAGCAGATCGGCCTCGAGACCATGTGCGTCGGCGGCGGCCAGGGCATGGCCATGGTCCTCGAACGCCTCAGCTAG